In a genomic window of Curtobacterium sp. MCBD17_035:
- a CDS encoding lytic transglycosylase domain-containing protein — MGRHTAEPRSVRTPRQNESFQQDTVDQGRSSSVIGERRAALGRPRVERPAARRVAAREATPVLPTPVSVADNRVSAPIARGEAALHATTAAESALTAQRDVAARVVRVRRAPVAPPKRPERAVGVTAFLRRRATIPALSFFAVFGFVGGSLVNPLSGSYASAAVLAPTLPSAPAQQFTAHGTYQNVVVTRDGYQVTKPVVVTPKVTAPTTTTTTTAAAASTSTASSAAATASDAAPAAGTPDPGSAKAIALTQVTAKGWGTDQYNCLVSLWTRESSWNVYAYNPSGAYGIPQALPGSKMASVGADWQTNPATQIAWGLGYIQGSYGTPCAAWAHSNAFNWY; from the coding sequence ATGGGCAGGCACACCGCAGAACCACGATCCGTCCGGACCCCCCGTCAGAACGAGTCCTTCCAGCAGGACACCGTCGACCAGGGCAGGTCCAGCTCCGTCATCGGCGAACGTCGGGCAGCCCTCGGGCGGCCTCGCGTCGAGCGGCCCGCGGCCCGTCGCGTGGCGGCCCGGGAGGCCACTCCCGTGCTGCCGACGCCGGTCTCGGTCGCCGACAACCGCGTCTCGGCACCCATCGCTCGGGGCGAGGCGGCGCTGCACGCGACGACCGCCGCCGAGTCGGCCCTGACCGCGCAGCGTGACGTCGCCGCCCGCGTCGTCCGGGTGCGGCGCGCTCCGGTGGCTCCGCCGAAGCGTCCGGAGCGTGCCGTCGGCGTGACCGCGTTCCTCCGTCGTCGCGCGACCATCCCCGCGCTGTCGTTCTTCGCGGTGTTCGGGTTCGTTGGCGGCTCACTGGTCAATCCACTGTCCGGTTCGTACGCGTCCGCGGCGGTCCTCGCGCCGACGCTGCCCTCGGCGCCCGCGCAGCAGTTCACGGCGCACGGCACGTACCAGAACGTCGTCGTCACGCGCGACGGTTACCAGGTGACGAAGCCCGTGGTCGTGACGCCGAAGGTGACCGCGCCGACGACGACCACGACGACGACCGCCGCAGCAGCGTCGACTTCGACCGCTTCGAGCGCCGCGGCGACCGCGAGCGACGCCGCACCTGCCGCGGGTACGCCGGACCCGGGCAGCGCCAAGGCGATCGCGCTGACGCAGGTCACCGCAAAGGGCTGGGGCACGGACCAGTACAACTGCCTCGTGTCGCTCTGGACGCGTGAGTCCAGCTGGAACGTCTACGCGTACAACCCCTCGGGTGCGTACGGCATCCCGCAGGCGCTGCCGGGCAGCAAGATGGCGAGCGTCGGGGCCGACTGGCAGACCAACCCGGCGACGCAGATCGCGTGGGGGCTCGGGTACATCCAGGGCTCGTACGGGACGCCGTGCGCGGCCTGGGCGCACAGCAACGCCTTCAACTGGTATTGA
- a CDS encoding DivIVA domain-containing protein has product MDRSTLGYDVDEVDRFLEDARRAYTDDGADGHVASDKIRATAFSMRKGGYSTQHVDAALERLEDAFAAREREAELSRHGQKAWYAEARAKASDVVARLDRPDGQRFQRVGFLTVGYHPKDVDTFAARLRGYFHDGKPLSLTEVRSVVFRPKHGGYREGQVDAVLDAVVEVMLAVR; this is encoded by the coding sequence GTGGACCGTTCGACCCTCGGCTACGACGTCGACGAGGTCGACCGGTTCCTCGAGGACGCGCGGCGGGCCTACACGGACGACGGCGCCGACGGCCACGTCGCCTCGGACAAGATCCGCGCGACCGCCTTCAGCATGCGCAAGGGCGGGTACTCGACGCAGCACGTCGACGCGGCGCTCGAGCGGCTCGAGGACGCCTTCGCGGCTCGGGAGCGCGAGGCGGAGCTGAGCCGTCACGGACAGAAGGCGTGGTACGCCGAGGCCCGCGCCAAGGCGTCCGACGTGGTGGCGCGCCTCGACCGCCCGGACGGCCAGCGGTTCCAACGGGTCGGCTTCCTGACGGTCGGCTACCACCCGAAGGACGTGGACACCTTCGCCGCCCGACTGCGCGGGTACTTCCACGACGGCAAGCCCCTGAGCCTCACCGAGGTGCGGTCGGTGGTGTTCCGGCCCAAGCACGGTGGGTACCGCGAGGGCCAGGTCGACGCGGTGCTCGACGCCGTGGTGGAGGTCATGCTCGCCGTTCGGTGA
- a CDS encoding DivIVA domain-containing protein — protein MAYDEAEFGSELRGYRRDDVDRALGELRRELIKSNNDRAEAAKEIRLLQARVDDLQSELDEAGTPTYSGLGTRLENTLRVAEEQATRLISQADIDAERLRATSRTEAARLVADAQREATDTLEDARARATSDVARARAEAADTIERARSEAGLLLQDARSEASATRGAAVTEAAETRSVAVRETAALRAQVEREVAELREVAQREAAAAREAAAALDRETEHRRGVFEAEHERRTAELERAMREGHETLDHELRSGRESWARELQAGRDALALELETGRAQLEDEVAGRLEAVDAELARRRDDTEAGLAAERAAWEHEAVRARTDLEQELSAARARSDQELAAARSDLDHEIESARAAIAVDTEQTRLENERLVEETAERIARETADHQARIARERAAAEDAAERAVAAHEHELAERSAREHAALDTEIAERRTAEIGALLAERDALREQIDVARADLDREVDEMRAALAREREDARAALESELAGRRDEAEQDYLQKHQDTVAETQKYLDEANLQLAEAVRRAHDARAEADRLDRESQDAARARADRAAERADETLRDAQERARTLVAEAEERTARLVADAEDRLAAIRMEREAVAGYLENLRGALTHAVEVQRD, from the coding sequence GTGGCGTACGACGAAGCAGAGTTCGGTTCGGAGCTCCGGGGCTACCGGCGGGACGACGTCGATCGCGCACTCGGTGAGCTGCGCCGTGAGCTCATCAAGTCGAACAACGACCGTGCCGAGGCCGCCAAGGAGATCCGCCTGCTGCAGGCCCGGGTCGACGACCTGCAGTCCGAGCTCGACGAGGCCGGCACGCCGACGTACAGCGGGCTCGGCACCCGGCTCGAGAACACCCTGCGCGTCGCCGAGGAACAGGCGACCCGCCTCATCAGCCAGGCCGACATCGACGCCGAACGGCTCCGTGCGACGAGCAGGACGGAAGCCGCCCGCCTCGTCGCGGACGCCCAGCGCGAGGCGACCGACACCCTCGAGGACGCCCGGGCCCGCGCGACGAGCGACGTGGCCCGAGCACGCGCCGAGGCCGCGGACACGATCGAACGCGCCCGGTCCGAGGCCGGATTGCTGCTCCAGGACGCCCGGAGCGAGGCCTCGGCCACGCGCGGCGCCGCGGTCACCGAAGCCGCCGAGACCCGCTCCGTCGCCGTCCGCGAGACCGCTGCGCTCCGTGCGCAGGTCGAGCGCGAGGTCGCCGAACTGCGCGAGGTCGCCCAGCGCGAGGCCGCAGCGGCACGCGAGGCCGCGGCGGCGCTCGACCGCGAGACCGAACACCGCCGCGGTGTGTTCGAGGCCGAGCACGAGCGACGCACCGCCGAGCTCGAACGCGCGATGCGCGAGGGCCACGAGACACTCGACCACGAACTGCGGAGCGGCCGCGAGTCCTGGGCCAGGGAGCTCCAGGCAGGTCGCGACGCCCTGGCGCTCGAGCTCGAGACCGGACGCGCGCAGCTCGAGGACGAGGTCGCCGGTCGGCTCGAGGCCGTCGACGCGGAACTCGCCAGGCGCCGTGACGACACCGAGGCCGGGCTGGCCGCCGAGCGTGCGGCGTGGGAGCACGAGGCCGTCCGCGCTCGGACGGACCTCGAGCAGGAGCTCAGCGCGGCCCGTGCCCGGTCGGACCAGGAACTGGCCGCGGCGCGCAGCGACCTCGACCACGAGATCGAGTCGGCGCGTGCCGCGATCGCGGTCGACACCGAGCAGACGCGCCTCGAGAACGAGCGCCTGGTGGAGGAGACCGCCGAGCGGATCGCGCGCGAGACCGCCGACCACCAGGCCCGGATCGCGCGGGAGCGGGCCGCCGCGGAGGACGCCGCGGAGCGGGCCGTTGCGGCACACGAGCACGAACTCGCCGAGCGCTCGGCACGGGAGCACGCCGCGCTCGACACCGAGATCGCCGAGCGGCGCACCGCCGAGATCGGCGCGCTGCTCGCCGAGCGGGACGCACTCCGCGAGCAGATCGACGTCGCCCGGGCCGACCTGGACCGTGAGGTCGACGAGATGCGCGCCGCCCTCGCCCGCGAGCGCGAGGACGCCCGCGCCGCCCTCGAGTCCGAGCTCGCCGGTCGCCGCGACGAAGCCGAGCAGGACTACCTGCAGAAGCACCAGGACACCGTCGCGGAGACCCAGAAGTACCTCGACGAGGCGAACCTGCAGCTCGCCGAGGCCGTCCGACGCGCCCACGACGCCCGAGCGGAGGCCGACCGGCTCGACCGCGAGTCACAGGACGCCGCTCGCGCGCGCGCGGACCGCGCGGCCGAGCGTGCGGACGAGACCCTCCGCGACGCCCAGGAGCGCGCCCGCACGCTCGTCGCCGAGGCCGAGGAGCGGACCGCTCGCCTGGTCGCCGACGCGGAGGACCGCCTCGCCGCCATCCGCATGGAGCGCGAGGCGGTGGCCGGGTACCTCGAGAACCTCCGTGGAGCGCTGACGCACGCGGTCGAGGTCCAGCGGGACTGA
- the pyrH gene encoding UMP kinase: MTDEKTGRRRVLLKLSGEAFGAGSLGVSPAVVSRLAGEIAEAARDVEIAVVVGGGNFFRGAELSQSGMDRGRADYMGMLGTVMNALALQDFLEQAGAATRVQSAIAMTQVAEPYIPRRAERHLEKGRVVIFGAGAGLPYFSTDTVAAQRALEIGANEVLVAKNGVDGVYSADPKKDPSAEKLERVTYQDALVRGLKVVDATAFSLCMDNGMPMHVFGMEGEGNVAAAIRGARIGTVVSN; the protein is encoded by the coding sequence ATGACCGACGAGAAGACCGGCCGCAGGCGCGTCCTCCTGAAGCTCTCGGGAGAGGCGTTCGGCGCCGGATCCCTCGGTGTGAGCCCCGCGGTCGTGAGCCGCCTGGCGGGCGAGATCGCCGAAGCAGCACGCGACGTCGAGATCGCCGTGGTCGTCGGCGGCGGGAACTTCTTCCGCGGCGCCGAGCTCAGCCAGAGCGGCATGGACCGCGGCCGCGCCGACTACATGGGCATGCTCGGCACCGTCATGAACGCGCTGGCGCTCCAGGACTTCCTCGAGCAGGCGGGTGCCGCGACGCGGGTCCAGTCGGCGATCGCGATGACGCAGGTGGCCGAGCCCTACATCCCCCGCCGGGCGGAGCGGCACCTCGAGAAGGGCCGCGTCGTCATCTTCGGCGCCGGTGCGGGGCTGCCGTACTTCTCGACGGACACCGTGGCCGCGCAGCGTGCGCTCGAGATCGGTGCCAACGAGGTCCTCGTCGCGAAGAACGGCGTCGACGGGGTGTACTCGGCGGACCCGAAGAAGGACCCGTCGGCCGAGAAGCTCGAGCGGGTCACCTACCAGGACGCCCTCGTCCGCGGGCTCAAGGTCGTGGACGCCACCGCCTTCAGTCTCTGCATGGACAACGGCATGCCCATGCACGTGTTCGGGATGGAGGGCGAGGGCAACGTCGCCGCCGCCATCCGCGGCGCACGCATCGGGACCGTCGTCAGCAACTGA
- a CDS encoding alpha/beta hydrolase, protein MSTAPDDRVTEIRSDVVLPALRTEVDLVTDDHLVLVGELAEPEGRPAAGTIVTLHPLPTAGGFMDSHVFRKAAARLPALAAIAVLRFNFRSVSSPRGTSEGAFGDGVTEGFDLRAAVAEVRDRGLPAPWLVGWSFGTEVVLQHGIEHVRSGAVAGVVLLSPPLHRTTDDVLARWRDLEVPVVAFVPEHDDFLRPDEAARRFAIAPAVRVVPVAGAKHLWVGERAVRVVLDAIADLVVPGSAPLPTTWPVAD, encoded by the coding sequence GTGAGTACGGCCCCGGACGACCGCGTCACCGAGATCCGGAGCGACGTCGTGCTGCCCGCGCTGCGCACGGAGGTCGATCTCGTCACCGACGACCACCTCGTGCTCGTCGGCGAGCTGGCCGAGCCGGAGGGACGGCCCGCCGCCGGGACGATCGTGACGCTGCACCCCCTGCCGACGGCGGGCGGGTTCATGGACTCCCACGTGTTCCGGAAAGCCGCCGCGCGCCTCCCGGCCCTCGCCGCCATCGCGGTGCTCCGCTTCAACTTCCGCTCGGTGTCGTCGCCGCGGGGGACGTCCGAGGGTGCCTTCGGGGACGGCGTCACCGAGGGGTTCGACCTCCGTGCGGCCGTGGCCGAGGTCCGTGACCGCGGGCTCCCGGCGCCGTGGCTCGTCGGGTGGTCCTTCGGGACCGAGGTCGTCCTGCAGCACGGCATCGAACACGTCCGATCCGGTGCGGTCGCGGGCGTGGTGTTGTTGTCGCCGCCCCTCCACCGCACGACCGACGACGTCCTGGCGCGCTGGCGAGACCTCGAGGTCCCCGTCGTCGCGTTCGTGCCGGAACACGACGACTTCTTGCGCCCCGACGAGGCAGCCCGTCGCTTCGCGATCGCGCCGGCCGTCCGCGTCGTCCCCGTCGCCGGAGCGAAGCACCTCTGGGTGGGGGAGCGGGCCGTCCGGGTCGTGCTCGACGCCATCGCCGACCTGGTCGTGCCGGGATCCGCGCCGCTGCCGACCACCTGGCCGGTCGCGGACTGA
- a CDS encoding phosphatidate cytidylyltransferase: MEQSQGDPRPESGEHDRATRPASTARRLRADLDARARSARTDFETQLRQRRAEIEARNEQLTARTGRNLPAAIGIGVVFGLVMVGSLVIWKALFILVGAFLVGVAVYELATAMRAGGRDVPRIPSVLAGVAIAPVAFFGGPRAALLELIAGIVLITVWRLVELAATRPRLAASSVVLDLMAGLFVQVYVALLAGCAVLLTALPHGQWWTMAFLIVVVSVDTGAYASGLSFGKHPMAPRISPKKTWEGFGGSLLASMIAGVIVSVLLLDEPWWFGVVLGVAITASATIGDLTESMIKRDLGIKDISTFLPGHGGLLDRIDSVLPSAAVAYVLYLVVH, encoded by the coding sequence ATGGAGCAGTCGCAGGGGGACCCCCGCCCCGAGTCGGGCGAACACGACCGCGCGACCCGGCCCGCTTCCACCGCGCGACGGCTCCGCGCCGACCTCGACGCGCGCGCACGGTCTGCGCGGACCGACTTCGAGACGCAGCTGCGGCAGCGTCGTGCCGAGATCGAGGCCCGGAACGAACAGCTGACCGCGCGCACCGGACGCAACCTGCCCGCGGCGATCGGCATCGGAGTCGTGTTCGGCCTGGTGATGGTCGGCAGCCTCGTCATCTGGAAGGCGCTGTTCATCCTCGTCGGCGCGTTCCTGGTCGGTGTCGCGGTCTACGAGCTCGCGACGGCGATGCGCGCCGGTGGCCGTGACGTCCCCCGGATCCCGAGTGTCCTCGCCGGCGTCGCCATCGCCCCGGTCGCCTTCTTCGGGGGGCCGCGCGCCGCGCTCCTCGAACTCATCGCCGGGATCGTGCTCATCACGGTGTGGCGCCTGGTCGAGCTCGCTGCCACCCGACCGCGCCTGGCGGCGAGCAGTGTGGTCCTCGACCTCATGGCGGGCCTGTTCGTCCAGGTGTACGTCGCACTGCTCGCCGGATGTGCGGTGCTCCTCACCGCGCTGCCACACGGCCAGTGGTGGACCATGGCGTTCCTCATCGTCGTGGTGTCCGTCGACACGGGCGCCTACGCGAGTGGTCTGTCGTTCGGCAAGCACCCGATGGCGCCGAGGATCAGTCCGAAGAAGACGTGGGAGGGCTTCGGCGGGTCGTTGCTGGCCAGCATGATCGCGGGCGTGATCGTGTCCGTGCTGCTCCTCGACGAGCCCTGGTGGTTCGGCGTCGTCCTCGGTGTCGCGATCACGGCCTCGGCGACCATCGGGGACCTCACCGAGTCGATGATCAAGCGCGACCTCGGCATCAAGGACATCTCGACGTTCCTGCCGGGGCACGGTGGCCTGCTCGACCGCATCGACAGCGTGCTCCCGTCGGCGGCGGTCGCGTACGTCCTGTACCTCGTGGTGCACTGA
- the frr gene encoding ribosome recycling factor, with protein sequence MISDVLTEATEKMTRAVEVAKDDFSTVRTGRINAALFQKIPVDYYGSPTPLAQLASLQTPEARTLIVTPYDKTALKEIERAIATFPNLGASPSNDGEIVRVTIPELTQDRRKEFVKIVRGKGEDHKVVIRNIRRRAKDDLDALKGEISDDEISRADKELEALTKRYVDQIDDALKKKEAELLEV encoded by the coding sequence GTGATCAGTGATGTCCTGACCGAGGCGACCGAGAAGATGACGCGCGCCGTCGAGGTGGCCAAGGACGACTTCTCGACCGTCCGCACCGGCCGCATCAACGCGGCGTTGTTCCAGAAGATCCCGGTCGACTACTACGGTTCGCCGACGCCGCTCGCGCAGCTCGCGTCGTTGCAGACGCCCGAGGCGCGCACCCTCATCGTCACGCCGTACGACAAGACCGCGCTCAAGGAGATCGAGCGCGCGATCGCGACGTTCCCGAACCTCGGCGCGAGCCCGTCGAACGACGGCGAGATCGTCCGGGTCACGATCCCGGAGCTGACGCAGGACCGCCGCAAGGAGTTCGTCAAGATCGTCCGGGGCAAGGGCGAGGACCACAAGGTGGTCATCCGGAACATCCGTCGTCGCGCGAAGGACGACCTCGACGCGCTGAAGGGCGAGATCTCGGACGACGAGATCTCGCGCGCCGACAAGGAGCTCGAGGCCCTCACGAAGCGCTACGTCGACCAGATCGACGACGCGCTCAAGAAGAAGGAAGCGGAACTCCTCGAGGTCTGA
- a CDS encoding tetratricopeptide repeat protein, translating to MSNIPPTPAGLRGAVDLSSLVNRGTASPQPPAPASAAAAAPGGPGGAAAGVSDALVVPSLVVDVTDQTFQDVIELSMQVPVIVDLWAEWCGPCKQLSPVLERLAQEYDGRIVLAKVDVDANPQLTQAFQAQSIPTVAAVIGGRPLGLFVGALPEAEVRDVIEQVLQAAAQNGIAGRVQVAGGAPDADAEPEPEPLPPHHQAAYDAIEQGDYTTAIAEYRTAIAQDPHDRMAVAGLAQVSLLDRLQGATADELRAAAAAAPTDPAAQLGVADLDISGGHVEDAFGRLLDVFPTVHGAEREAVRARLVEYFELVGADDPRVVAARRRLATLLY from the coding sequence ATGAGCAACATCCCCCCGACCCCCGCCGGTCTCCGTGGCGCGGTCGACCTGTCGTCCCTCGTGAACCGCGGCACTGCATCGCCGCAACCTCCGGCTCCGGCGTCCGCGGCTGCTGCCGCCCCCGGCGGGCCCGGAGGCGCAGCCGCCGGGGTCTCGGACGCCCTCGTGGTGCCCTCGCTGGTCGTCGACGTGACGGACCAGACGTTCCAGGACGTCATCGAGCTGTCCATGCAGGTCCCCGTGATCGTCGACCTCTGGGCCGAGTGGTGCGGGCCGTGCAAGCAGCTGTCGCCGGTGCTCGAGCGCCTCGCGCAGGAGTACGACGGGCGCATCGTCCTCGCCAAGGTCGACGTCGACGCGAACCCCCAGCTCACGCAGGCGTTCCAGGCACAGTCGATCCCGACGGTCGCCGCCGTGATCGGTGGTCGTCCGCTCGGGCTGTTCGTCGGCGCCCTGCCCGAGGCCGAGGTCCGCGACGTCATCGAGCAGGTGCTCCAGGCCGCCGCGCAGAACGGGATCGCCGGACGCGTCCAGGTGGCCGGCGGCGCCCCCGACGCCGACGCCGAGCCCGAACCGGAGCCGCTGCCGCCGCACCACCAGGCCGCGTACGACGCGATCGAGCAGGGTGACTACACGACGGCGATCGCCGAGTACCGCACCGCGATCGCGCAGGACCCGCACGACCGCATGGCCGTGGCGGGGCTGGCGCAGGTGTCGCTCCTCGACCGGCTGCAGGGCGCGACCGCCGACGAGCTCCGTGCCGCGGCGGCCGCAGCACCGACGGATCCGGCTGCCCAGCTCGGCGTCGCCGACCTCGACATCAGCGGCGGCCACGTCGAGGACGCCTTCGGTCGCCTCCTCGACGTGTTCCCGACCGTGCACGGTGCGGAGCGCGAGGCCGTCCGCGCGCGGCTCGTGGAGTACTTCGAGCTCGTCGGTGCCGACGACCCACGGGTCGTGGCGGCACGCCGTCGGCTCGCGACGCTGCTCTACTGA